The Mya arenaria isolate MELC-2E11 chromosome 16, ASM2691426v1 genome includes a window with the following:
- the LOC128221363 gene encoding zinc finger protein 83-like, whose translation MEHNLTTNTLIHTGEKPYICGICNAVFSLESYLQTHMRIHTGEKPYKCEICDASFSHKPHLRTHVRIHTGDEPYKCGICVATFSNKFALRKHMRIHTGEKPFKCEICNDAFSQKPHLKTHMRIHTGEKPYNCDICDEAFSQSSYLKRHIRIHTGEKPFKCDICDDAFSEKSYLRTHLRIHTGEKPFKCEICDATFSQKPHLTTHIRIHTGEKPFKCEICYVAFSMQSNLKAHIRTHTGEKPYKCDICDDAFSQSFNLKRHMRIHTRERNGLV comes from the coding sequence ATGGAACATAATTTAACGACGAACACGCTAATTCACACAGGTGAAAAGCCATACATTTGTGGAATATGTAATGCTGTTTTTTCACTTGAATCGTATCTTCAGACCCACATGCGAATTCACACTGGAGAGAAACCGTACAAGTGTGAAATATGTGACGCTAGCTTTTCCCATAAACCTCATCTTAGAACACACGTCCGAATTCATACAGGAGATGAGCCGTACAAGTGTGGCATATGTGTTGCTACTTTTTCTAACAAATTTGCACTTAGGAAACACATGCGGATTCACACAGGAGAAAAAccattcaagtgtgaaatatgtaatgatgctttttCACAAAAACCTCATCTAAAGACTCACATGCGAAttcacacaggagagaagccatacaactGTGACATATGTGATGAGGCTTTTTCACAAAGTTCTTATCTGAAGAGACACATCCGAAttcacacaggagagaagccattcAAGTGTGACATATGTGATGATGCTTTTTCAGAAAAATCTTATCTTAGGACACACCTGCGAAttcacacaggagagaagccattcAAGTGTGAAATCTGTGACGCTACTTTTTCACAAAAACCTCATCTAACGACACACATCCGGATTCATACAGGAGAGAAGCCGTTCAAGTGCGAGATCTGTTATGTTGCGTTTTCAATGCAAAGCAACTTAAAAGCCCACATTCGAACTCACACTGGAGAGAAACCGTACAAGTGTGACATATGTGATGATGCTTTTTCACAAAGTTTTAATCTCAAGAGACACATGCGTATTCATACAAGAGAAAGAAACGGACTTGTGTGA